CTCGGGAAAAGACGCCTCGATGAATCGGAAAATACTTTTTGAGGTTCTGGACGGACAGAAGAGGCTCGGCGAGCTCAGGCATGAATGCAGCGAACCTCATGGATATGGTCTTTGCTGCCGGGAGCCGGCTCTAGAGGGATCGGGGAGAGCGTGCACTCGACCGTACGCTTGTAGCAACGGGGAGCAAAAGAACATCCGGACGGCAGATGCAACAAGTCCGGCACCATTCCGTCGATAGCGTACAGCCGGCCCCTGTTCTCCGTCCCGCCGGCCGGCGCGCCCAGGCGGGGAATCGACCGCAGTAACCCTTCGGTATATGGGTGTTTCGGATTGTGGAAAACATCCACTGCGGGCCCGATTTCCACAATCTTCCCCGCATACATCACAGCCACGGTCTCGGCGACTTCCGCGATCACGCCCAGATCATGC
The genomic region above belongs to Terriglobia bacterium and contains:
- a CDS encoding oligopeptide/dipeptide ABC transporter ATP-binding protein, which codes for HDLGVIAEVAETVAVMYAGKIVEIGPAVDVFHNPKHPYTEGLLRSIPRLGAPAGGTENRGRLYAIDGMVPDLLHLPSGCSFAPRCYKRTVECTLSPIPLEPAPGSKDHIHEVRCIHA